CTGAACAGGAAGCCCACCATGACATCCGTGGGGTAGTGCACGCCGAGGTAATTCCGGCTCACGCCGATCAGGACGGCCCAGGCCACGCCAAGCACCATCACCGGCCAGCCCCAGCGGCTCTTCCAGAACACCAGCCCGAGGGCGATTCCAAACGCTGCATTCGCCATGGTGTGACCGCTGGGGAACGAGTAGCCGGGTTCGATCAGCACAGCCACCAGCTGATCCGGTCGAGGCCGCTGGAAGGCCACCTTGGCCAGCACGTTGATAAGCGTCGCACCGGCTAGCGCCAGTACAAGAAACCACGCATGGGCGTGACTGCGGTATTTCGCAATCAGGGCTGCGACGATCACCGTGATGACGGGTAGCACGCCCACGCCGCCAATCACGGCCAGATCCCTCGCGATCCGGGTCAGGGCCGGGGTGCGGTGAGCGGCGTACCATGCGAGGATTGCCTGATCCCAGCGGTAGCCGCCTTCGCGGAAGATCTCATCCGTGAAGTGCGCCACTAGGATCAGGGGCAACAGAACCCCGAGCAGCACCAGCAGCACCAGCCGCCAGTGCAGGCGCAGCAGCGGAAAGAACACGGAGCGGATCTGCGCGGTCATGCCGCAATTACACACGACCGGCCCGTACGGGCACTTGGTGCTTCGTTCACGGTCTCGGGTGTGGCCCGGGTGCTGAGCGGTGAAGGCCGACCAGGACACCAACAACGCGCGGTCGGGCTGGCGTATGCCGGCTAAGCCACCCGGCTCACTGCATGCTCAGCCACCCCGCGCATGTGCTGGGGAGGGGGTCGGGAGCACCATGGGCACAGGAAGGAAGACCGAGCACGGATGCCACAGCGGCAGCGGCTTCACCCGGAGCAGACCATGAATTCCAACGCCCACCTGCACCTCGCCCAACAGCGTGCCGAACACCTCCGGCAGGAAGCCCGCCAGGATCACCTGGCCCGTCTGGCCCTGGCCGCCCGGCCCGCCGCTCCCGAACGGCCGGCCCACGACCTCCGGGCGCTGCTGGTTCGACTGCACCTCGCATGAGCACCCCCGCCTCCCAAACCACCGCCTGCGCTGATCCGCAGGCGGTTTTCAGTGGGCCGGGGTTGCTGGTTCAGACCTGGGGTTCCACGCTGGGGCACTCACGGGAGACGCGTATCAAGAGACGACCTGACTCCAGCCGACATTCAGGTTCACTCCGTGATCGGCGTTAGATTCGCTTCGCGCTGCGTCAGGAACGATTTCACGCTCTGGGCGGCGCGGCCCGTCATGCCCGGCACGGCCGCAATCTGATCCACGCTGGCCGATGCCAGATCCTCCAGGCTGGTGAAGTGCTCCAGCAGCGCGTCCCGCCGCTTCTGCCCGATGCCCGGCAGGTCGTCGAAGACGCTACGCAGCATTGTCTCGCCGCGCAGTTTGCGGTGGTACGTGACCGCGTACTGGTGCACCTCGTCGCGCACGCCGATCAACATGCGCAGCGCCGGGTGCGTGTGCGGCAGCAGCAGTTCACGATCCGTGCCGATCTCGGTGCCGCTGTCCAGCCACCACTGCGCTCCATGGCGACCGGGCAGGATCAGGCGCTCCTCACGCTTGGCCAGGCCGACCACCGGCACCTGCACCTCGGCTTCTTTCAAGGCGTCGAGCGCGGCGTTCACCTGACCGCGCCCCCCGTCAATCAGCAGCAGATCCGGAAGCGGCAACTTGTCCGACAGGCTGCCCGTGAACCGACGCACGATGGTCTGTTTCATGCTGGTGTAGTCGTCCGGATGGTCGAGGCCCTTCACCTTGAACCGGCGGTGCTCGCCCCGCCGGGCACGGCCGCCCTCGAAGACGACCATACCGGACACGATATTCGTGCCGAACAGGTTGCTGTTGTCATAGCCCTCGATCCGCCAGGGCCGGTCGGGCAGCGCCAGCACCTCCCGCAGGCTGTCCAGACCGGGATGGTCGCCCCGCCGCTCCAGCAGGGCCAGTTCGCTCTCCAGCCCGGTGCTCGCGTTTCGCTGCGCCATCTCGACGAGATCGACCTTGTCGCCGCGTTTCGGCGTCCTCATCTCGATCCTGCGGCCGGCTTTCTGGGACAGGAATTCGCTCCACAATGGCGCGTCCTCGAACCCCTCGGGCAGCAGGATCAGGGGCGGAACGTGGGTGGCCTGCGTGTAGTAGTCCTGAACGAATGCTTCCACGACTTCACCCAGGGTGCCGTCCTCCGCATTCGTGAGGAACCGTTTGTCGCGTCCCACGACCCGCCCGGCCCGCATCCGGAAGAGCTGTACCATGGCATATTCGCCCGCCTGCGCTACCCCGAGGAAATCGAGATCCGTTTCGTCGCTCACGAAGGCGTGCTGCTCGGTACCGAAGAGTTTCTCCACGGCCTGTACCCGGTCACGCAGGCGCGCGGCCTGCTCAAAATCCTGCCCCCTGGCCGCCTGCGCCATATCGACCTTCAGCCCGGCAATCACTGGCGCAGCCCGCCCCTCCAGCAGGGTTCGGACATCGTCTACGACGCGTCTGTACGCGTCTGGCTCAGCGCGATCCACGCATGGGCCCAGGCAGCGGCCCATGTGGAAGTTCAGGCAGGGACGGGCCTTCTTCTGCATGGGCAGGCCGCTGTTCTTGCGTAGCGGGAACATCGTGTCGATCAGGTGCTTCACCCGCCGAACCGCCGAGGCGTCCGGGTACGGGCCGTAGTACTGCGCGCCGTCCTTGATGACGCGGCGCGTGACGACCAGCATGGGGAAGGGCTCGTTCGTCAGTTTCAGGAACGGGTAATGCTTGTCGTCCTTGAGCAGCACGTTGTAGTGCGGACGGTGCTGCTTGATGAGGTTGGCTTCCAGGACGAGCGCCTCGACCTCGTTGCGCGCCGTGATGAATTCCAGCGTTTCCGCCAGAGCGGTGAATTTGCCGCTCTTGCCGCCTGCCTTGAAGTGCTGCATGACCCTAGAGCGCAGGTTGATTGCCTTGCCGATATAGATCGGTATGCCGCCCTTGCGGAAGATGTACACGCCTGGACTGGCGGGCAGCACGGGCAGGTCGTCGAGATGCACCCGGCCAGCATAGAGGAATACCTTGTGCAAGACGGGGTTTTGCAGCACCAAGCGGATCGAGAAGAACCTCAATGGGGCAATTATTTCACGATGGCGTAGAATCGTGAATTATTTCACTAATAGGTACTATAACCCCATCGTTTTATAGATTTACAACGGATCCATTCAGGCGAGCCCGTTCTGCCGCGAAGGCCATGCGATGCGAGTCGAGCGACACTGACAGGGGAGAGGGCCATGGCGCCTCGCCACGGAGGGCGCTCAGCCATGACGACACCAGGGCAATATCGCCGCCGCCATGGTTGCCGCTGGCTTCAACCGTCCAGGTGCGGCTGTGGCCAGTCCGGAACTCATGGTGCTCGAGTTCTCCGCGTTCCATGTGGCCACGCAGCTCGCCGAACGGCCCGACGAGTTTGAGGGTGCGGGTGTTGTCGTGGGTGAAGGCAGTGACCGTGAGCTGCGCGGTCAGGCCACCCTGGAACCCCACGGTGACCGCCTGGTGATCGACCACCGTGTTGCGTCCGGCATACACACACTCGCCGTAGGGACCGCTCGCGAGGGCCTCCTCCAGACTGTGGCCCCCGGCAACCAGCACCGTGACGGGCCAGCGATCCGTTGGTCGGCTGCGATAGAAGCGCCGGGCATCAAAGGGGCAGTCGGCCACCGGGCAGGTCACGCACCGATCCGATGCTCCAGCTGGCGCGTTTTCCGGGCGGAAGTGATTCAGGCCGCCCACACTGCTTACCGTGACGGGGGGGCTGCCCGCGTACCAGCGCAGAAGATCCAGATCATGGCAGGACTTCGCGAGCAGGAACGGGGCCGCCGGTGGACTCGCACGCCAGTTTCCCCGCACATAGGAGTGCGCATAATGCCAGTAGCCGACGTTCTCCGTCCAAATCATGCCGATCAGTGGCCCCAACACGTCGGAATCCACGACCCGGCGGATGTCCTGGAAGAACGGCGTGCTCCGGAGCACGTGGCAGACCGTGACCGTGCCGCTTGAGGCCGCTTCGGCCTGGAGGATCACGTCCAGTTCGGTTTCTTCCAGACAGATGGGTTTTTCCAGCAGGACGTGGTACCCAAGTTGCAGGGCCTGGAGACACGGCTCCACATGCAGATGATCGGGCGTGGCGATGACAACTGCATCCGCGACCTTGCCAGCGTTGAAGAACTCGTCCCAGTGCGCGAAGCACGCGCCATCCGGGACATCGAACCGCCGGGCGACTTCGGCCAGGCGATCCGGGCGGGGATCGACCAGCGCCACAATCTGGGCCCCCTGTTTCGTCAGGTGCGTGGCGTACACGTCCGCGCCCCGGTTCCCACACCCGATGACCGCGATCCGGGGCGTCATGCCCGCTCGACGCCCCAGCCGGGCTTCGTCGGCCGGGTGAGGTGCCCGGCTCGCCACTCCAGCCCCGTGAAAGGATCCTCCGCGAGCAGCAGGGCTCCATCCAGATCGGCCCAGTCGCACAGGCCCGCGAGGTGTGCGGCGGCGCTGATGCCGAGGCTGCTCTCGATCATGCAGCCCATCATCACGCTCAGACCGTGCGCGCGGGCCAGCCGCACGGCCCGCAACGCCTGGAGAGGCCCGCCGAGTTTCGCGAGTTTGAGGTTCACGCCGTCGAAGGCGCGGGTCAGGGCCAGCAGATCCGAGACATGGTGGAGGCTCTCGTCAGCCACCACCGGCATGGGCGCGCGCGCCCGCAGCTCCGCATGACCTTCGAGATCAGCCGCGGCGAGCGGCTGTTCCAGCAGTTCCACCTTGGCGGCATCAAGCACGCCCAGCATGCGGCGGGCGCGGGCGCGGGTCCACGCGGCGTTGGCATCCACCCGCAGGGTCACGTCCGGCACCTCCTCCCGCAGGGCTTCTAGAATGGCCTCGTCACGATCCGTGCCGAGCTTCACCTTTAGGATGCTGTATCCGCGTGCCACGGCCTCCCTGGCCTGGGCGCGCATGGACGGCAACTCGCCCAGCGACACGGTGTAACTGCTGTCCGGAATGGGGGAGGGCGTGAGGCCCAGCAGCCGCCACACGGGCTGGTTCACACTCCGCGCGCACCATTCCAGCGCAGCCATCTCCAGCGCGCACTTCACGCTCGGATGGTCGTGCGGCATCAACGCCGACAGCCGGGCCGTCAGCCCGTCCCACTCCCACGGATCCTGCACGGCCGGGGCGAGCAGCGGAAGGATGGCCTCGACGGTGCCGCGGGTCTCGCCGTAGAAGGCGTTCGGGGCCGCCTCGCCCCGCCCGACCTGTCCATCTAGATTCAGCGTGACGATGGTGCGCGGGTACACCAAATGCGTCCAGCGGGCGATGCCGAAGGGCTGCGCCGTGTGCAGCTCCAGCGTTTCCCAGCTCAGGTCGTGGGCTGTCGTCACGCCAGCCACCGGCCATACCCAGTCAGGCTGCCGGCCAGTCGCCGCCCGTAGTCGCCCTCGCCCAGCGTCTCGATGGTGACCCGCATGTGCGTCGCGTTCGTGTGGATCATGCGCCGTGCGTCTAGCATGAGGCCCACGTGACCGGGAAAGAACGCCAGGTCGCCGCGTGCCGGTTCTTCCACCGATGCCAGCGCGTGTGCCTGCTGATCCGCATCCCGTGGCAGGGCCCGGCCGACCGCGCCGTAGACAAGCTGCGTCAGGCCCGAACAGTCCAGGCCCCACGCGCTTCGGCCTCCCCACACGTAGGGCGCGTCCAGGAATCGCAGGGCCAGATCCACCGGATCGTGAACCTGCAGCGGCGTCAGCACGACCTCCTGAACCCACGCCTCACTGCCGTCGGGCAGGAGCACGGGCACCCAGTGCCGGTGGGCGTCCTCGACGATCTCACCGTCAGCCCGGCCCAGCAGACTGCCCAGACTCAGCTCGGCGCGGATGGGCTGACTCACCTTCGGCCCGGCGAACGCGTGACCCCGGAGCGCCGTCACCTTCAGGGTCGGCTGGGTACGAGCGGTCAATTCGTTCGCGCGTGCCCAGCCCAGGTACCGGTCGTGACCCGTCCGGGCACGCACCCAGCCGTCCGGGCCGTCCCAGAGCACCTCGACCGGCTCACCCGGGAGGGCCTCGGTCACCTGGGCCGCAGCGTGTTCAGGCGCCGCTTTCAGGGAGACGCGGGCATTCCCGGCCTGCATGGGCTGGGGGGCCACAAACGTCCACTCGGATTCCGTGAGGTGGTCGCGCAGGCTGTCCTCGGCCACCCGGTGGTGTTCGTCGTAGGCGTGCTGGCGGGGATCGAGCTCAGTCATGACGTTCACCAGGGTAGCGCGGACCGGGCTGAGGCGACTCCTCCGACGCTGACCACCGGTCGTGATGCCGGGACGTCTAGAGGTTCTCCTGCAGCCAGCGGGCCCAGTTTCCGCCCGCCACGCCCGCACGCGCCAAGGCAGGCAGGAGATCGAGCACCGAGGGGACATCCCGGTACGACTCGATCCCCAGCGGCGTCTTATCGGCGCCGAAGCCGCCGTCCATGTCGGTGCCCAGGGCCACGTGATCCCACCCGATCAATTCAGCGTAGTGCCGGGCGTGTTCGGCGAGGGCTTCCAGCGGCACCCGCTGGTGATCGGGGATACCGGCCCGCAGAAAGCGGCTGAGGTACACCAGGCCGATTACGCCGCCCGTCGTGGCGATGGCGCGGGCCATGTCGTCCGTGAGATGCCGGTTACCGGGCACGAGTGCGCGGGCGTTGCTGTGCGACGCGATCATGCGCGGCCCGAGGTCTCCAGCGTCCCAGAACGACGCGTCGTCCAGGTGGGAGGCGTCGAGCGTCACGCCGAGCTCCTGCATTGCCTTCACCAGGTCGCGTCCAGCGGGCGTGAGCGGCCCTGGCGCATCGGTGCCCCCAGCATACCGCGTGGCTCCCCAGGCCAGACCCACGATCTTCACGCCGCGCTCCACCCACCACGCGAGATCGTCCGGTGACCGCACGGGATCGGCTCCCTCCATCAGCAGCACCACGCCCAGTGGGGCCTCGGATTCCGCGATGTGGTGGGTCACCTCCGCGCCGCTGGTCAACAGACGGATCCATCCGGCGTCCTGCCAGCGGTGGTACTGGTCGAGCTGCGCCGTAGCCTGCGCGTGGGCACCCTCGGCATCCGTGTAGCCGCCCGGCATGGTCGGCGTCAGGGGTGCCGCGAAGAGGGTGCCCAGGCACACGCGAAGGCCAGCCTGCCGCAATTCAGGAAAGGTCACGGTCGCCAGCTGGTCGGGCACGGGATCGGCGGCCCGCAGCTGCCCCACCGTTCCCGTGAGGTCGCGGCCCAGGCCGGCGTTGAAGGCGAGATCGAGGTGACCATCGATCAGGAGTCGATTCGTGGGGTCGGTCATTGGCCCACAGCTTCCCAGCGTGCGTCCACGATGTCCAGCACCTCGGCCAGCGAGTGGATGGCGTCACCGTCCTGGCCGCTGAGATCAATCAGCCGGGCCTGCATTCCTACGGCGCGTGCTGCGGCGACGTTCTCGGCTTTGTCGTCGATGAACAGGATCTCCCTGGGTTCGACCCCGAGGGTGGCCGCCGCATGGTGATAGGCGCCCGGCTCCGGCTTGTGGATGCCGACCGCACACGTGGCGATGGCCACGTCGATCAGGTCCGCCAGCCCGACCGCGACCAGCGTCCGGTCGATGCTGGGCAGCGTGTTGCTCAGGACGCCGATCTTCAGCCCCCGGGTTCGCAGTGCCGAGAGTACATCCCGCGCACCAGAGACCGGTTTCATGTACGCCTCGTACGGGAACCGGGCCAGCCATTCCGGCGCAGCGTCGGCCGGGAGCTCCAGGCGCCGGGTCAACTCCCGACCGTACTCTGACCAGAAGGCCTCCTCTTCGCTCAGAGTCCGGAGGTGCCACCACGACGACTCGCGGTCAGGCGACGTGTGATCGGCCCAGACGGCGGCCAGGACATGCCCCACATGGCTGGCGTCCAAGCCGTAGCGTGAGGCGGCCCACCGTGCAGCGTCGCGGTACACCGCCTGGTCAGTGTAGGCGATGGTGTCATCCCGGTCGAAGAGCACGGCCCGGAGGCCTGAAAGCGCGGTCATATCCGCATGCTAGGAAATTTCCGTCACCCGTAAGCTCACTAACCTTCACCAAACTCCATGGATAGGCTCGCGCAATAATTATACATGTCTTGGCCATTTGACGCCACATAATCGCAGACATGAGCAAAATCGAGCCTATCTAAGCAATCGAATTGCTCTACCCATCTCAATGGGCTATGCTT
The Deinococcus sp. KSM4-11 DNA segment above includes these coding regions:
- a CDS encoding phosphatase PAP2 family protein, whose product is MTAQIRSVFFPLLRLHWRLVLLVLLGVLLPLILVAHFTDEIFREGGYRWDQAILAWYAAHRTPALTRIARDLAVIGGVGVLPVITVIVAALIAKYRSHAHAWFLVLALAGATLINVLAKVAFQRPRPDQLVAVLIEPGYSFPSGHTMANAAFGIALGLVFWKSRWGWPVMVLGVAWAVLIGVSRNYLGVHYPTDVMVGFLFSVAWVVGLYLVVRRRWTVLATPVPPASPAQTTSAEGN
- the uvrC gene encoding excinuclease ABC subunit UvrC gives rise to the protein MHLDDLPVLPASPGVYIFRKGGIPIYIGKAINLRSRVMQHFKAGGKSGKFTALAETLEFITARNEVEALVLEANLIKQHRPHYNVLLKDDKHYPFLKLTNEPFPMLVVTRRVIKDGAQYYGPYPDASAVRRVKHLIDTMFPLRKNSGLPMQKKARPCLNFHMGRCLGPCVDRAEPDAYRRVVDDVRTLLEGRAAPVIAGLKVDMAQAARGQDFEQAARLRDRVQAVEKLFGTEQHAFVSDETDLDFLGVAQAGEYAMVQLFRMRAGRVVGRDKRFLTNAEDGTLGEVVEAFVQDYYTQATHVPPLILLPEGFEDAPLWSEFLSQKAGRRIEMRTPKRGDKVDLVEMAQRNASTGLESELALLERRGDHPGLDSLREVLALPDRPWRIEGYDNSNLFGTNIVSGMVVFEGGRARRGEHRRFKVKGLDHPDDYTSMKQTIVRRFTGSLSDKLPLPDLLLIDGGRGQVNAALDALKEAEVQVPVVGLAKREERLILPGRHGAQWWLDSGTEIGTDRELLLPHTHPALRMLIGVRDEVHQYAVTYHRKLRGETMLRSVFDDLPGIGQKRRDALLEHFTSLEDLASASVDQIAAVPGMTGRAAQSVKSFLTQREANLTPITE
- a CDS encoding Gfo/Idh/MocA family protein; this translates as MTPRIAVIGCGNRGADVYATHLTKQGAQIVALVDPRPDRLAEVARRFDVPDGACFAHWDEFFNAGKVADAVVIATPDHLHVEPCLQALQLGYHVLLEKPICLEETELDVILQAEAASSGTVTVCHVLRSTPFFQDIRRVVDSDVLGPLIGMIWTENVGYWHYAHSYVRGNWRASPPAAPFLLAKSCHDLDLLRWYAGSPPVTVSSVGGLNHFRPENAPAGASDRCVTCPVADCPFDARRFYRSRPTDRWPVTVLVAGGHSLEEALASGPYGECVYAGRNTVVDHQAVTVGFQGGLTAQLTVTAFTHDNTRTLKLVGPFGELRGHMERGELEHHEFRTGHSRTWTVEASGNHGGGDIALVSSWLSALRGEAPWPSPLSVSLDSHRMAFAAERARLNGSVVNL
- a CDS encoding dipeptide epimerase; the protein is MTTAHDLSWETLELHTAQPFGIARWTHLVYPRTIVTLNLDGQVGRGEAAPNAFYGETRGTVEAILPLLAPAVQDPWEWDGLTARLSALMPHDHPSVKCALEMAALEWCARSVNQPVWRLLGLTPSPIPDSSYTVSLGELPSMRAQAREAVARGYSILKVKLGTDRDEAILEALREEVPDVTLRVDANAAWTRARARRMLGVLDAAKVELLEQPLAAADLEGHAELRARAPMPVVADESLHHVSDLLALTRAFDGVNLKLAKLGGPLQALRAVRLARAHGLSVMMGCMIESSLGISAAAHLAGLCDWADLDGALLLAEDPFTGLEWRAGHLTRPTKPGWGVERA
- a CDS encoding C40 family peptidase; translated protein: MTELDPRQHAYDEHHRVAEDSLRDHLTESEWTFVAPQPMQAGNARVSLKAAPEHAAAQVTEALPGEPVEVLWDGPDGWVRARTGHDRYLGWARANELTARTQPTLKVTALRGHAFAGPKVSQPIRAELSLGSLLGRADGEIVEDAHRHWVPVLLPDGSEAWVQEVVLTPLQVHDPVDLALRFLDAPYVWGGRSAWGLDCSGLTQLVYGAVGRALPRDADQQAHALASVEEPARGDLAFFPGHVGLMLDARRMIHTNATHMRVTIETLGEGDYGRRLAGSLTGYGRWLA
- a CDS encoding dipeptidase, encoding MTDPTNRLLIDGHLDLAFNAGLGRDLTGTVGQLRAADPVPDQLATVTFPELRQAGLRVCLGTLFAAPLTPTMPGGYTDAEGAHAQATAQLDQYHRWQDAGWIRLLTSGAEVTHHIAESEAPLGVVLLMEGADPVRSPDDLAWWVERGVKIVGLAWGATRYAGGTDAPGPLTPAGRDLVKAMQELGVTLDASHLDDASFWDAGDLGPRMIASHSNARALVPGNRHLTDDMARAIATTGGVIGLVYLSRFLRAGIPDHQRVPLEALAEHARHYAELIGWDHVALGTDMDGGFGADKTPLGIESYRDVPSVLDLLPALARAGVAGGNWARWLQENL
- a CDS encoding HAD family phosphatase, with translation MTALSGLRAVLFDRDDTIAYTDQAVYRDAARWAASRYGLDASHVGHVLAAVWADHTSPDRESSWWHLRTLSEEEAFWSEYGRELTRRLELPADAAPEWLARFPYEAYMKPVSGARDVLSALRTRGLKIGVLSNTLPSIDRTLVAVGLADLIDVAIATCAVGIHKPEPGAYHHAAATLGVEPREILFIDDKAENVAAARAVGMQARLIDLSGQDGDAIHSLAEVLDIVDARWEAVGQ